The following coding sequences lie in one Metallumcola ferriviriculae genomic window:
- a CDS encoding rhodanese-like domain-containing protein — protein MFFKGQKLKFFGLLLVLIFSISLVVGCGGQGQLAETPEKPQVEQAAPKEDTGSKVDAQQVILDAATKYYEKMPSHIYKITSDEVKDLLDSGTLEDYLVLDITGHDHYAEGHIQGAIDIPFAELGQNLDLIATNAKGKKAVLVVCWTGQTAGQTVAVLNMLGINARSINLGMELGWKAKNYPMVQDAVELKAAEAYDWGDKLPVKEAVEKYFDKMPSNGMFKSYKISEPDLKDQLEKNPEKFVMIDIRGHEEYAKGTVTGAIDIPFKEVSKHFAEITEMAKGKTAVVACYTGQTAGQTDAVLNLIGIKTVSLNRGINAGWVEGNGFELVKQ, from the coding sequence ATGTTTTTTAAAGGACAAAAGTTAAAGTTTTTTGGCTTGTTATTGGTATTAATTTTTAGTATTAGCTTGGTTGTGGGCTGCGGAGGGCAAGGCCAACTGGCAGAAACACCTGAAAAACCGCAAGTTGAACAAGCTGCACCCAAGGAAGACACCGGTTCTAAGGTCGACGCACAGCAAGTTATTTTGGACGCTGCTACTAAATACTATGAGAAAATGCCAAGTCACATTTATAAGATTACTAGCGATGAAGTTAAAGACCTGCTTGATAGTGGGACCCTAGAGGATTACTTGGTATTGGATATCACGGGGCATGATCATTATGCTGAGGGTCATATCCAAGGAGCAATTGATATTCCGTTTGCTGAGCTTGGGCAGAATCTAGACTTAATTGCTACTAATGCCAAGGGTAAGAAGGCAGTGCTGGTGGTATGTTGGACAGGGCAAACAGCTGGACAAACGGTAGCAGTGTTAAATATGTTGGGCATAAATGCTAGAAGCATCAATTTAGGAATGGAATTAGGCTGGAAAGCAAAGAATTATCCCATGGTTCAAGACGCCGTTGAGCTTAAGGCGGCAGAAGCATATGATTGGGGCGATAAACTGCCTGTTAAAGAAGCTGTGGAAAAATATTTTGACAAAATGCCAAGTAACGGGATGTTTAAAAGTTATAAAATTTCCGAGCCAGATCTGAAGGATCAGCTGGAGAAAAACCCGGAAAAATTCGTAATGATCGACATTAGGGGTCATGAAGAGTATGCCAAAGGAACCGTCACTGGCGCTATTGATATTCCTTTTAAAGAAGTTTCCAAGCATTTCGCTGAGATTACAGAAATGGCAAAAGGTAAAACTGCTGTAGTAGCCTGCTATACAGGGCAGACTGCCGGCCAAACTGATGCTGTATTAAACCTCATTGGAATTAAGACAGTATCGCTTAATAGAGGAATTAATGCCGGCTGGGTTGAAGGAAATGGATTTGAGCTGGTAAAGCAATAA
- a CDS encoding pyridoxal phosphate-dependent aminotransferase, which translates to MSGIQLADRVKLLETESAFEVLEKANRLQAQGMEVVHLEIGEPDFSTDSSVLQAAARALEEGHTKYGPPVGLPALRQAIAGHAGARRGIEVLSEQVVVTPGAKPILFFAMQACVNPGDEVILPDPGFPIYQSVIRYCGAVPKHVPIIEKDDNFTMDLDALEAAITPRTRAIILNSPHNPTGGIIPQEDMAAIVSLLQDKNILVISDEIYSDIYYDEPPITIASFPGMREKTIIIDGFSKSYAMTGWRLGYGIMPKMLVEQFSKLAVNVHSCTPPFVQLAGVEALKEGQASLERMVKEFKERRDILVEGLRNINGFRCPTPKGAFYAFPNIEGTGFDSKTLANKLLEEGGVAALNGSSFGEAGNGYLRFSYANSQENITKALEKIDAVLSSKKTRNII; encoded by the coding sequence TTGAGCGGAATACAATTAGCAGATAGAGTAAAGTTATTGGAGACAGAGTCAGCATTTGAAGTCTTGGAAAAGGCCAATCGTTTGCAAGCTCAGGGTATGGAAGTGGTTCACCTGGAAATAGGGGAACCGGATTTTAGTACTGACAGTAGTGTTTTGCAGGCTGCTGCCAGAGCATTAGAGGAAGGGCACACCAAGTACGGCCCGCCGGTAGGGCTGCCTGCACTGCGCCAGGCGATTGCCGGTCATGCCGGCGCCAGGCGGGGGATAGAAGTGCTGTCGGAGCAGGTAGTGGTTACACCGGGTGCAAAACCAATTTTGTTTTTTGCCATGCAGGCCTGTGTCAACCCGGGTGATGAAGTTATCCTGCCTGATCCTGGTTTTCCGATTTACCAGTCTGTGATTCGCTACTGTGGTGCCGTTCCTAAGCATGTCCCTATTATTGAGAAGGATGACAACTTTACCATGGACCTTGATGCATTGGAGGCGGCAATTACCCCTCGTACTCGGGCAATTATTTTAAATTCGCCGCATAACCCTACCGGCGGCATTATTCCGCAGGAGGATATGGCTGCCATTGTGTCTTTACTGCAGGATAAAAATATTTTGGTCATTTCTGATGAGATTTATAGCGATATTTATTATGATGAGCCGCCAATTACCATAGCTTCTTTTCCGGGAATGCGTGAGAAGACCATCATTATTGATGGGTTTTCCAAAAGTTACGCTATGACCGGTTGGCGATTAGGTTATGGTATTATGCCTAAAATGTTGGTGGAGCAATTCAGCAAGCTGGCAGTTAATGTTCATTCCTGTACGCCGCCCTTCGTGCAGTTGGCCGGTGTGGAGGCTCTTAAAGAAGGGCAAGCAAGCCTGGAACGAATGGTCAAGGAGTTCAAAGAAAGAAGAGATATTTTAGTAGAGGGCTTGCGAAACATCAATGGCTTTCGCTGTCCTACTCCTAAGGGGGCCTTTTATGCGTTTCCCAATATAGAGGGCACTGGGTTTGATAGTAAAACCTTGGCCAATAAGCTGTTGGAAGAAGGTGGTGTCGCGGCTCTCAACGGCAGTTCTTTTGGTGAAGCAGGGAATGGCTATCTGCGTTTCTCTTACGCCAATTCGCAGGAGAATATTACAAAAGCGCTGGAAAAAATAGATGCGGTACTCTCCTCGAAAAAAACTCGAAACATTATCTAA
- a CDS encoding HD-GYP domain-containing protein: protein MVTAFLKPDNVLLLTFIGWIGLFVYVLIVSLKMFGIKLLYRIEPFPAMIIDLALISVLVKVTGDTHSVLHPLYVVEFLFMGYFYGFKEVFTAGLLAAAGFYYASYSEHHIADTLIHVSITFSTALFIGFMSRKSTLLKKHFQKNADDLKIQQSKLSKTQNIIESLNEIGLAMSKAENLDQIAELLETYSRFINYTDKAAFIFPFEDHGVIYLKDIAKELKMTRLKINNFSKLSYQLVIEDNKTRTITDAENDEQYRRWFENSRSIPGLRDFLHDVKSLVISPNVYANEPYGLIIMANCNHTHAFGKDQMQVITLLSYSLANYLKTIDFSTKLNERYQEIVKLTSRVVDLKDHYTNTHSQQVAKYVRQIGSAYGFDEKKLEKLTIAGLLHDIGKVGLPTNLLNKPGKLTNEEFELVKKHPEYGSKLLRDMNDFKEIADWVEQHHERFNGKGYPYGLAGRDISLEGRIIAVADAFEAMTSDRPYRKAFSYFEALQKLRKNSGTQFDPDVVEKFIKILVNADTLMENTNDTVL from the coding sequence ATGGTGACTGCCTTTCTAAAACCTGATAACGTCTTGCTATTAACTTTTATTGGATGGATTGGTTTGTTTGTTTATGTGTTAATTGTCAGCCTCAAAATGTTTGGAATCAAACTTTTGTATCGTATTGAACCGTTTCCGGCAATGATTATTGATTTGGCTTTAATTTCCGTTTTGGTAAAAGTAACGGGTGACACCCATAGTGTCCTCCACCCACTATACGTTGTTGAATTTTTATTTATGGGCTACTTCTATGGCTTTAAGGAAGTATTTACAGCGGGCCTACTGGCAGCAGCTGGCTTTTATTACGCGTCCTACTCTGAACATCATATCGCGGATACCCTTATACACGTGAGCATAACATTTAGTACCGCGTTATTTATTGGCTTTATGTCACGAAAAAGCACCCTCTTGAAAAAACACTTCCAAAAGAATGCAGACGACCTCAAGATACAACAATCTAAACTCTCTAAAACACAGAATATAATTGAATCCCTTAACGAAATAGGTCTTGCTATGAGTAAAGCTGAGAATTTAGATCAGATTGCAGAACTGCTTGAAACTTATTCCCGTTTTATAAACTACACAGATAAGGCTGCTTTTATTTTCCCCTTTGAAGACCATGGTGTTATATATTTAAAGGATATTGCCAAAGAGTTAAAAATGACCCGTTTAAAAATTAATAATTTTAGCAAATTAAGCTATCAACTAGTTATTGAAGACAATAAAACAAGGACTATCACAGATGCAGAAAATGACGAACAGTACCGACGTTGGTTTGAGAATTCTAGGTCAATCCCCGGATTACGTGATTTCTTACATGATGTTAAGAGCTTAGTAATCTCACCAAATGTGTATGCAAATGAACCTTATGGACTTATTATTATGGCTAACTGTAATCATACCCATGCTTTCGGAAAAGACCAAATGCAAGTGATAACATTGTTAAGTTATTCTTTAGCAAATTACCTAAAGACTATAGACTTTTCCACAAAATTAAATGAGAGGTACCAGGAAATAGTGAAGTTGACTTCTAGGGTTGTTGACTTAAAAGACCACTATACCAATACCCACTCCCAGCAGGTGGCAAAATACGTCCGCCAAATAGGCAGTGCTTACGGTTTTGATGAAAAGAAGCTGGAGAAACTAACTATTGCTGGTTTACTACATGATATTGGCAAGGTTGGATTGCCAACTAACCTGCTTAACAAACCAGGAAAGTTAACTAACGAAGAGTTTGAACTTGTTAAGAAACACCCAGAATACGGATCAAAACTTTTGCGCGATATGAATGATTTTAAAGAAATTGCTGATTGGGTCGAACAACATCATGAACGTTTCAATGGCAAAGGATACCCCTATGGCTTAGCAGGAAGAGATATTTCATTGGAAGGTAGAATTATTGCAGTGGCAGATGCCTTTGAGGCGATGACTTCTGATAGGCCTTATCGAAAAGCGTTTTCTTATTTTGAAGCTCTACAGAAACTTAGAAAAAATTCCGGAACACAATTTGACCCTGATGTAGTAGAAAAATTTATTAAAATTCTCGTCAATGCTGATACATTAATGGAGAACACAAACGATACTGTCCTTTAG
- a CDS encoding L,D-transpeptidase produces MEKTLRIGEAALNRTEIFTDKALGQVPLINETFEKGILLVGDKESFVVQIMPEFSLLSRYPTIYKTKDYILINKEKNRLYFFQQGLLAKEYTVSTGKEPYYTPEGVFEITNKLLYPKGKAPEAPMGPRWMGMEVPFAKDRRGNKVDGGPDHRAPKGQKYGIHGTNDETTIGTDASGGCIRMYNKDVKELYDMVSIGTMVEIE; encoded by the coding sequence ATGGAAAAAACATTAAGAATTGGTGAGGCTGCATTAAACCGCACTGAGATATTTACTGATAAAGCGCTTGGGCAGGTTCCGTTGATTAATGAAACATTTGAGAAAGGCATTCTCTTGGTTGGTGACAAAGAAAGTTTTGTGGTACAGATTATGCCTGAATTTAGCCTCTTAAGTAGATACCCGACTATTTATAAAACCAAAGATTATATCCTAATAAATAAAGAGAAAAATCGTCTATATTTTTTTCAACAAGGATTGTTGGCAAAAGAATATACTGTGTCGACAGGGAAAGAACCTTACTATACCCCTGAGGGAGTGTTTGAAATAACTAATAAGCTTTTATATCCTAAAGGAAAGGCTCCTGAAGCACCAATGGGCCCTAGATGGATGGGGATGGAGGTTCCCTTTGCTAAGGATAGGCGTGGTAATAAGGTTGACGGAGGGCCGGATCACCGGGCACCCAAAGGCCAAAAATACGGCATTCATGGAACTAATGATGAGACTACTATTGGCACTGATGCTTCCGGGGGATGCATCAGAATGTATAATAAAGATGTGAAAGAATTGTACGACATGGTATCCATTGGTACCATGGTGGAAATCGAATGA
- a CDS encoding MerR family transcriptional regulator, translated as MEYTVQKLGSLAGVSTRTLRYYDEISILKPARINSSGYRIYRQAEVDRLQQILFYRELGVSLESIKNIITAPSFDAANVLREHREKLLKKREQLDILIANVDKTLASKEGRLKMTDKEKFEGFRLKMVDDNEKKYGEEIRKRYGNDIMNQANEKFKNMTQEEYEAMTSLEIQVREVLSQAIKTGDPASDLAQKAAGLHKQWITLCWGQYSKEGHAGLAQMYVDDNRFRAYYDQKQPGTAAFLREAILIYTG; from the coding sequence ATGGAATATACAGTACAAAAGCTCGGCAGTCTGGCAGGCGTTAGCACTAGAACACTAAGGTATTATGATGAAATAAGCATTCTTAAGCCGGCAAGAATTAATTCGTCAGGATATCGGATTTATAGGCAGGCGGAAGTTGATAGGCTACAGCAAATACTATTCTACAGAGAATTGGGTGTGAGTTTAGAAAGCATCAAAAATATAATAACGGCACCTTCCTTTGATGCAGCAAATGTACTAAGGGAACATCGCGAAAAGCTCCTAAAAAAGAGAGAACAGTTGGATATATTGATAGCCAATGTGGATAAAACTTTAGCTTCAAAAGAAGGGAGACTTAAAATGACGGATAAAGAAAAATTTGAAGGATTTAGACTAAAAATGGTTGATGATAATGAGAAGAAATACGGTGAAGAAATTCGGAAAAGGTATGGCAATGATATTATGAATCAGGCGAATGAAAAATTCAAGAATATGACACAAGAAGAATATGAAGCAATGACAAGTCTTGAAATTCAAGTTAGGGAAGTACTTTCCCAAGCAATTAAAACTGGTGACCCGGCAAGTGACCTAGCTCAAAAAGCAGCTGGTTTGCACAAGCAGTGGATAACCCTTTGTTGGGGACAATATAGTAAGGAGGGCCATGCCGGGCTAGCCCAAATGTATGTCGATGATAACAGGTTTAGAGCATATTATGATCAAAAGCAGCCGGGTACAGCAGCCTTTTTAAGAGAGGCAATTCTCATTTATACTGGCTAG
- a CDS encoding DUF3298 and DUF4163 domain-containing protein, which produces MSHHDLSAGIAEKSIETECIDVIYPQVSLIDQNVENKINSMIEQMVNSLVPTDVEDAEGCTVNVTGRYEITVNQDGILSLWIDVFTIRRMAANGITIRDSLTVDLGTGKSYELYELFKPGANDRIVISDIIKREIKKRDLPTITEFITITDNEGYYLTPTDLVIYFQEITYFPHAAGIQEFPIPFVVLANMVRPGTPIAKLLNA; this is translated from the coding sequence TTGTCTCATCATGATCTTTCAGCCGGAATAGCAGAAAAAAGTATTGAAACAGAATGTATCGATGTGATATATCCCCAGGTATCACTAATTGACCAAAATGTGGAAAACAAAATTAACAGCATGATCGAACAGATGGTCAATAGCTTAGTACCCACAGATGTAGAAGATGCGGAAGGCTGTACCGTCAATGTCACCGGCCGTTATGAAATCACCGTTAATCAGGATGGTATCTTGAGTTTGTGGATTGACGTTTTCACAATTCGCCGCATGGCAGCTAATGGTATCACCATACGGGATTCTTTAACTGTAGATTTAGGTACCGGTAAATCTTACGAACTTTACGAATTATTCAAGCCGGGTGCCAATGACCGCATAGTTATCAGCGACATCATTAAGCGAGAAATAAAAAAGCGTGATTTACCCACAATTACAGAGTTCATAACTATTACTGATAACGAAGGATACTATCTTACTCCTACTGATTTGGTGATCTATTTCCAAGAAATTACCTATTTCCCCCATGCAGCGGGTATCCAGGAATTTCCTATTCCCTTCGTGGTGCTGGCCAATATGGTGCGTCCCGGCACCCCCATTGCCAAACTCCTTAATGCCTAA
- a CDS encoding TVP38/TMEM64 family protein → MGSLSPSIGLNLFTVYYNYLQNFILGHHLTSIGWIVVLSLIRPFTLIPISMLGFIVAATHSSLGSIIILNISAFISSTVIFSISRRFANPLLKYWANNRWLKKTKQYGFETILFLRGSMLVHFDILSAVSGTTNVPFTSFFTASFLGFLPETLVYGLLAAVINDFSKFYLAAPVFLLYFIVVVLIRKKVKQINETSTG, encoded by the coding sequence ATGGGCTCATTATCCCCATCTATTGGGTTAAACCTTTTCACCGTATATTATAATTACCTACAAAACTTTATTTTAGGTCATCATCTGACATCAATAGGATGGATTGTCGTGCTTTCTTTGATTAGGCCATTTACCTTGATACCCATTTCTATGCTGGGCTTTATCGTAGCGGCCACCCACTCGTCTCTTGGAAGTATCATTATTCTCAACATATCCGCCTTCATTAGTTCTACAGTTATCTTTTCTATCTCCCGCAGATTTGCAAATCCTTTACTGAAATACTGGGCCAATAATCGGTGGTTGAAGAAAACAAAACAATACGGATTCGAAACCATATTGTTTCTACGTGGGAGTATGTTGGTACATTTCGACATTTTATCCGCAGTATCAGGTACAACCAATGTCCCGTTTACCTCTTTTTTTACGGCTTCGTTTTTAGGATTTTTGCCGGAAACCTTGGTTTATGGATTGCTGGCCGCGGTCATTAATGATTTTAGCAAGTTCTATCTGGCTGCGCCCGTTTTTCTACTCTATTTCATTGTAGTTGTGCTTATCAGGAAAAAAGTAAAGCAGATAAACGAAACTAGTACAGGTTAA
- a CDS encoding c-type cytochrome translates to MASSRTHRNLFIVVSLLSLTVFIFLTIDSLQHIQASSPPLTVSVVEGKKVWQRENCINCHTILGNGAYFAPDLTKEASKRSSDWLMKFLQNPDAVMPGTAMSSVQLDAADAENVVRFLEWVNEVDTNDWPPEAIMSSDSSSTRTGQEQEGSGADSGKGSGLDGKNIFLTAGCTNCHTVDDRGGNVGPDLSHIGGKRSDKYLRNIISSPGSVIPGSIMPAADLSEEKLDALVNYLVTLK, encoded by the coding sequence ATGGCAAGTTCACGAACACATCGGAATCTCTTTATTGTTGTTTCACTTCTAAGTCTCACGGTGTTTATATTTCTTACTATTGACTCGCTGCAGCACATTCAGGCTAGTTCACCACCGCTTACTGTCAGCGTGGTAGAGGGTAAGAAAGTGTGGCAGCGGGAAAACTGTATCAATTGCCATACAATTTTGGGTAATGGTGCTTATTTTGCGCCTGACCTAACCAAAGAGGCCAGTAAGCGCAGCAGTGATTGGCTGATGAAGTTTCTTCAAAACCCTGATGCGGTAATGCCGGGAACGGCTATGAGCTCGGTGCAGCTTGATGCTGCGGATGCAGAGAATGTGGTACGTTTCTTGGAATGGGTGAACGAGGTGGATACTAATGATTGGCCGCCCGAGGCGATAATGTCCAGCGATTCCTCGTCGACACGCACCGGGCAGGAGCAAGAAGGTAGCGGTGCTGATAGCGGTAAAGGAAGTGGCCTTGACGGTAAGAACATCTTCCTCACTGCAGGATGCACAAACTGCCACACGGTTGACGACCGTGGCGGCAATGTAGGTCCTGACCTATCCCATATTGGTGGCAAACGCAGTGACAAGTATCTACGTAACATTATCAGCAGCCCTGGTTCAGTGATTCCGGGATCTATTATGCCTGCGGCAGATCTTTCTGAAGAAAAGCTGGATGCTTTGGTTAATTACTTAGTGACATTAAAATAG
- a CDS encoding cbb3-type cytochrome c oxidase subunit I translates to MKYKSQRAAYPYFVLAMILFGLQVLFGLVIAAQFIWPQLLRNILPFSVGREVHLNTMVFWLLLGLMGATYYLVPEETQSELYSTKLASLQFWLLGLTGVATVVGFLFGWTEGREYIEAPRLLDWLIVIGALIFLFNVLATILKSRRWTAIMGVLFAGMTGLSLMYLVGMKFFGSISVDQFFWWWVIHFWVEGTWELIAAAITAYLLVKLTGVNTKVVAKWLYIEVTLVVFTGVLGIGHHYYWIGTPKYWLMIGGLFGLLEPIPILLMVIDTLRHTKGMKTAGTNRVALLWLVGAAITHFVGAGLMGVVQTLPSINKWTHGTQLTAAHGHLAFYGAFAMLVIAAMYYMVPEMTGALVSRKSGSRIFWMMLLSMCAMSLIMFGAGITQVYMERIMGLDFTYVKNSFTNFWLLWRLVAGFFFAWGTLWLVKDSLGLFSGSTEYYQTGVTYEDYINKG, encoded by the coding sequence ATGAAGTATAAATCTCAAAGGGCGGCCTATCCGTATTTTGTGCTGGCAATGATATTGTTTGGCTTGCAGGTGCTTTTTGGCCTGGTTATAGCGGCACAGTTTATCTGGCCGCAGTTGTTAAGGAATATTCTGCCCTTTAGCGTTGGCAGAGAGGTTCATCTGAATACTATGGTTTTTTGGCTGCTGCTGGGATTGATGGGTGCGACATACTACTTAGTTCCGGAAGAGACCCAATCTGAGCTATATAGCACAAAGCTCGCTTCTTTGCAGTTTTGGCTGTTAGGCCTGACAGGAGTTGCCACGGTGGTGGGCTTCCTCTTTGGTTGGACAGAAGGACGAGAATATATTGAGGCGCCGCGACTGCTAGATTGGTTGATTGTCATTGGCGCGCTTATTTTCCTTTTCAATGTGTTAGCGACTATTTTGAAATCTCGGCGCTGGACCGCCATTATGGGAGTTCTGTTTGCCGGTATGACAGGGTTATCATTAATGTATTTGGTAGGCATGAAGTTTTTCGGCTCGATCAGTGTGGACCAGTTTTTTTGGTGGTGGGTTATCCACTTCTGGGTTGAAGGAACATGGGAGTTAATCGCTGCGGCCATTACTGCTTATTTACTGGTAAAGCTCACCGGCGTGAATACTAAAGTGGTGGCAAAATGGCTGTATATTGAAGTAACTCTAGTGGTCTTTACCGGAGTATTGGGTATTGGACATCATTATTACTGGATTGGCACGCCTAAGTACTGGTTAATGATAGGCGGGCTGTTTGGCTTACTCGAGCCAATTCCCATACTACTGATGGTTATTGATACCCTTCGTCACACGAAGGGCATGAAGACAGCAGGTACCAATCGGGTGGCGCTGCTGTGGCTGGTTGGTGCTGCTATTACCCACTTTGTCGGCGCCGGTTTGATGGGTGTGGTGCAGACATTACCCTCAATTAATAAGTGGACGCACGGGACCCAATTGACTGCTGCCCACGGTCACTTGGCTTTTTACGGTGCTTTTGCCATGCTGGTGATAGCGGCTATGTATTACATGGTTCCGGAGATGACCGGTGCACTGGTTTCCCGTAAAAGCGGTTCCCGTATCTTTTGGATGATGCTGCTCAGTATGTGTGCCATGAGTCTGATTATGTTTGGCGCGGGCATCACCCAGGTGTATATGGAGCGGATTATGGGCCTTGATTTCACCTACGTCAAGAACAGCTTTACCAACTTCTGGTTGTTATGGCGTTTAGTTGCCGGTTTCTTCTTTGCTTGGGGGACGTTGTGGCTGGTCAAAGACAGCCTTGGCTTATTTTCCGGTTCTACGGAATATTACCAAACAGGGGTAACTTATGAGGATTATATTAATAAGGGGTGA
- a CDS encoding epoxyqueuosine reductase, whose protein sequence is MREKIKKYAVELGVEDVGIAAVEDYQSPQSPALESIYPGAKSMVVLAYRELSTCESPNPQIAMNGRLDVMEFSRSCNYKVAQFLERECGAKAMTVPASWPMDINNKTKGVIGEVSLRHAAIAAGLGAFGRHNLVVHPQLGSRMIFTAILSDLEITSDAPPKENPCDQCNQCVEACPAQALNEEGKTDFFKCLKNSQPYGLGGNIRFWSKFADASPEDRKEMLRDDYFWRLYQAGFIGFQYFCFKCLAACPVGQR, encoded by the coding sequence ATGAGAGAGAAAATAAAAAAATATGCAGTGGAGCTTGGCGTAGAAGATGTGGGTATTGCCGCAGTGGAAGATTACCAAAGCCCTCAGTCACCGGCACTGGAAAGTATTTACCCAGGAGCTAAAAGCATGGTGGTGCTGGCATACAGGGAATTGTCCACCTGTGAAAGCCCAAACCCGCAGATTGCTATGAACGGCAGGCTAGATGTAATGGAGTTTTCTCGTTCCTGCAATTATAAGGTGGCCCAGTTTTTAGAAAGGGAGTGTGGTGCCAAGGCTATGACCGTACCTGCCTCTTGGCCGATGGATATTAATAACAAAACTAAAGGGGTAATCGGGGAGGTTTCCCTGCGGCATGCCGCCATAGCAGCGGGATTGGGGGCGTTTGGCAGGCATAATCTGGTGGTACACCCCCAATTAGGCAGTCGGATGATCTTTACTGCGATACTATCTGATTTGGAAATCACCTCTGATGCGCCGCCAAAGGAGAACCCATGCGACCAATGTAATCAATGCGTAGAGGCATGTCCGGCGCAGGCTTTAAATGAAGAGGGTAAAACTGACTTTTTCAAGTGCTTAAAGAACTCCCAGCCTTATGGTCTGGGAGGGAACATTCGTTTTTGGAGTAAGTTTGCTGACGCATCACCGGAAGACAGGAAAGAAATGCTGCGGGATGATTATTTTTGGCGGTTATATCAGGCAGGGTTTATTGGATTTCAATATTTCTGCTTCAAATGTCTTGCTGCCTGCCCCGTAGGACAAAGGTAG
- a CDS encoding UbiX family flavin prenyltransferase — translation MKIVLGITGASGAMYGIRLLEVLQQKGHDIELIISPWAEKTIHFETDYTLADIRPLAAKVYNFDNLAAAVSSGSYHVDATVIAPCSMKTLAAIAHGYTDNLISRTADVALKEKRKLILVPRETPLNVIHLENMKIIAAAGGILLPPMPSFYHMPKTIDDIINQTIGKILDCLNISHNLFDRWGETNIRD, via the coding sequence ATGAAAATAGTCTTAGGAATAACCGGTGCCAGCGGTGCCATGTACGGTATACGACTGCTGGAAGTCCTGCAGCAAAAGGGACACGATATCGAACTAATTATCAGTCCCTGGGCAGAGAAAACCATACACTTTGAAACTGATTACACCTTGGCTGATATTAGGCCGCTCGCAGCCAAAGTATATAACTTCGACAATTTGGCAGCAGCAGTTTCCAGCGGTTCATATCATGTAGACGCAACGGTTATTGCCCCCTGCAGCATGAAAACCTTAGCGGCCATTGCTCACGGGTATACCGATAACTTAATCAGCCGAACAGCTGATGTGGCCTTAAAAGAAAAAAGGAAATTGATACTAGTTCCTCGGGAAACACCACTAAATGTGATTCATCTAGAAAATATGAAAATAATTGCTGCCGCCGGCGGGATACTACTGCCGCCTATGCCGTCCTTCTATCACATGCCCAAGACCATTGATGACATTATTAATCAAACCATTGGCAAAATCCTTGATTGCCTTAATATCTCCCATAATCTGTTTGACCGATGGGGAGAAACTAACATCCGTGACTAA